One genomic segment of Pristiophorus japonicus isolate sPriJap1 chromosome 8, sPriJap1.hap1, whole genome shotgun sequence includes these proteins:
- the LOC139268026 gene encoding volume-regulated anion channel subunit LRRC8C-like isoform X2 has translation MLMVAVFGGTLQISADKITCVPVPEGFSMATMQWNKSALKGRKLNSFDSGFKTDLDREQYNLMDQYCYDHAIQWYSKYFPYIAIIHTLIFLVSSNFWFKFPGTSSKIEHFISILGKCLDSQWTTKALSETVYEDSDLQIPQSTVLSTEPSVSCSLNLQQSSDTTFLLGQNETSNDRLCETEAQTSLCKPPCKTFKTVGGGVYGHAAVKILDKKEGEQAKALFEKVKKFRLHTEEGHILYMMYIRQTILRSVQTILVLAYFVTRIPQMKHIVRCVDKIHITGFTEFFCIHGLWRIFRMLSIVYVVVIFIYCITCIYTLYWIFYFKLKEYSFAYVREETGIDDIPDVKNDFAFLLHLIDQYDKLYARKFAVFLSDVSENKLRQLNLSYEWTHEKLQQRIVTNEDNKTELHLFMLSGIPNSVYDIYNLEVLKLEYIKDVSISAAISQQTSLQELWVYNCIIKVENRALAFLKDTITILRVRFANAYEIPQWMYCLKNLRELYLEGNLLIDNKTSIVLQSLCDLERLKSLHLKSNVTKVPAAVVDVAYHLQHLTIHNQGKKFTTLNGLRKMLCLSVLKLYNCDLERIPSAIFSLSNLQELDLKDNNLRTLEELASFQHLRKLTTLKLHYNKITQIPPYIVKASSLEMLYLTKNNISVLPSNLFKLTRLRHLEVGHNNITSIPIEIEQLEDLHYFDIESNKVSELPLELFYCTKLRVLIFSHNLLTCIPPKVKNLTQLRQLELKGNKLQYLPPELEKCQCLKRSQLNVEEDIFNTLPYDIREEFLNRESR, from the coding sequence ATATCAGCAGACAAGATAACCTGTGTCCCTGTGCCAGAGGGCTTCTCGATGGCCACCATGCAGTGGAACAAAAGTGCTCTTAAAGGTCGTAAACTAAATAGTTTTGATTCTGGATTTAAGACTGATTTGGACCGCGAGCAATACAATTTGATGGATCAGTATTGTTATGACCATGCAATTCAGTGGTATTCGAAGTATTTCCCGTACATAGCTATCATTCACACGCTTATATTTTTGGTAAGCAGTAACTTCTGGTTCAAATTTCCAGGCACTAGTTCCAAAATTGAACATTTTATATCAATTCTTGGAAAATGTTTAGATTCTCAATGGACTACTAAGGCACTTTCAGAAACTGTATATGAGGATTCGGATTTGCAGATTCCACAAAGTACAGTTTTATCAACTGAACCATCTGTATCTTGCTCTTTAAACCTACAGCAATCTTCTGATACCACCTTTTTATTGGGACAAAATGAAACCAGTAATGACCGACTATGTGAGACTGAAGCACAAACATCATTGTGCAAGCCTCCATGTAAGACTTTTAAAACTGTTGGAGGTGGTGTTTATGGTCATGCTGCAGTGAAAATCCTagataaaaaggagggagaacaagcAAAAGCATTGTTTGAAAAAGTCAAAAAGtttcgtcttcacactgaagaaggTCATATCCTTTATATGATGTACATAAGGCAAACTATTTTACGTTCTGTTCAAACAATTCTTGTTCTAGCCTATTTTGTAACTCGGATTCCTCAAATGAAACATATTGTCCGCTGCGTAGATAAAATTCATATCACAGGCTTCACAGAATTTTTCTGCATCCATGGTCTTTGGAGGATATTCAGGATGTTGTCCATCGTGTATGTAGTAGTCATTTTCATTTATTGTATAACCTGCATCTACACATTGTACTGGATCTTCTACTTTAAACTTAAGGAATACTCGTTTGCATATGTCAGAGAAGAAACTGGGATTGATGACATTCCGGATGTGAAGAATGATTTTGCATTTTTACTCCATCTGATTGACCAATATGATAAACTGTATGCCAGGAAGTTTGCTGTGTTTCTATCTGATGTTAGTGAGAACAAACTCCGTCAACTGAACCTGAGCTACGAGTGGACACACGAAAAGCTTCAGCAACGTATTGTTACTAACGAAGATAACAAAACTGAATTACATCTCTTTATGCTGTCCGGTATTCCGAATAGTGTTTATGATATTTATAACCTGGAAGTACTGAAGTTGGAATATATTAAGGATGTCTCTATTAGTGCAGCCATCTCACAACAAACTTCACTCCAAGAACTGTGGGTGTACAACTGTATCATAAAAGTAGAAAACCGAGCACTTGCATTTTTAAAAGATACAATAACAATTTTAAGAGTTCGGTTTGCAAATGCTTATGAAATACCACAGTGGATGTACTGTCTGAAGAATCTCCGTGAACTGTACCTGGAAGGCAACTTATTAATTGACAACAAAACTTCTATTGTCCTGCAGTCATTATGTGACTTAGAACGTCTTAAATCTTTGCACCTAAAATCCAATGTCACCAAAGTACCTGCAGCAGTTGTTGATGTTGCTTATCACCTTCAGCACCTCACAATCCACAATCAGGGCAAAAAGTTCACCACTCTCAATGGCCTTAGGAAGATGCTTTGCCTGTCTGTGCTAAAGCTGTATAATTGCGATCTGGAGCGAATCCCAAGTGCCATATTTAGCTTGAGCAATCTTCAGGAATTGGACCTCAAGGACAACAACCTGAGGACGTTAGAAGAGCTGGCTAGTTTCCAGCATCTTCGCAAACTCACCACACTGAAACTTCATTACAACAAAATTACACAGATTCCTCCATACATTGTCAAGGCAAGCTCACTGGAAATGCTTTATTTAACTAAAAATAATATTTCTGTTCTTCCATCAAATCTATTTAAGCTCACTAGGCTACGACATCTTGAAGTCGGTCATAATAATATTACAAGCATTCCCATTGAAATAGAACAACTGGAGGATCTTCATTACTTTGACATTGAAAGTAACAAAGTATCTGAGTTACCTTTGGAACTGTTTTACTGTACAAAGCTCAGAGTGTTGATATTTTCACATAACCTTTTGACTTGCATTCCACCCAAGGTGAAAAATTTGACGCAACTGCGGCAACTAGAACTGAAAGGGAACAAATTACAGTATTTACCACCTGAGCTAGAAAAATGCCAGTGTTTGAAGAGAAGTCAATTGAATGTGGAAGAGGACATTTTCAACACACTGCCATATGACATCAGAGAAGAGTTTCTAAATAGAGAATCTAGGTGA
- the LOC139268026 gene encoding volume-regulated anion channel subunit LRRC8C-like isoform X3: MATMQWNKSALKGRKLNSFDSGFKTDLDREQYNLMDQYCYDHAIQWYSKYFPYIAIIHTLIFLVSSNFWFKFPGTSSKIEHFISILGKCLDSQWTTKALSETVYEDSDLQIPQSTVLSTEPSVSCSLNLQQSSDTTFLLGQNETSNDRLCETEAQTSLCKPPCKTFKTVGGGVYGHAAVKILDKKEGEQAKALFEKVKKFRLHTEEGHILYMMYIRQTILRSVQTILVLAYFVTRIPQMKHIVRCVDKIHITGFTEFFCIHGLWRIFRMLSIVYVVVIFIYCITCIYTLYWIFYFKLKEYSFAYVREETGIDDIPDVKNDFAFLLHLIDQYDKLYARKFAVFLSDVSENKLRQLNLSYEWTHEKLQQRIVTNEDNKTELHLFMLSGIPNSVYDIYNLEVLKLEYIKDVSISAAISQQTSLQELWVYNCIIKVENRALAFLKDTITILRVRFANAYEIPQWMYCLKNLRELYLEGNLLIDNKTSIVLQSLCDLERLKSLHLKSNVTKVPAAVVDVAYHLQHLTIHNQGKKFTTLNGLRKMLCLSVLKLYNCDLERIPSAIFSLSNLQELDLKDNNLRTLEELASFQHLRKLTTLKLHYNKITQIPPYIVKASSLEMLYLTKNNISVLPSNLFKLTRLRHLEVGHNNITSIPIEIEQLEDLHYFDIESNKVSELPLELFYCTKLRVLIFSHNLLTCIPPKVKNLTQLRQLELKGNKLQYLPPELEKCQCLKRSQLNVEEDIFNTLPYDIREEFLNRESR; this comes from the coding sequence ATGGCCACCATGCAGTGGAACAAAAGTGCTCTTAAAGGTCGTAAACTAAATAGTTTTGATTCTGGATTTAAGACTGATTTGGACCGCGAGCAATACAATTTGATGGATCAGTATTGTTATGACCATGCAATTCAGTGGTATTCGAAGTATTTCCCGTACATAGCTATCATTCACACGCTTATATTTTTGGTAAGCAGTAACTTCTGGTTCAAATTTCCAGGCACTAGTTCCAAAATTGAACATTTTATATCAATTCTTGGAAAATGTTTAGATTCTCAATGGACTACTAAGGCACTTTCAGAAACTGTATATGAGGATTCGGATTTGCAGATTCCACAAAGTACAGTTTTATCAACTGAACCATCTGTATCTTGCTCTTTAAACCTACAGCAATCTTCTGATACCACCTTTTTATTGGGACAAAATGAAACCAGTAATGACCGACTATGTGAGACTGAAGCACAAACATCATTGTGCAAGCCTCCATGTAAGACTTTTAAAACTGTTGGAGGTGGTGTTTATGGTCATGCTGCAGTGAAAATCCTagataaaaaggagggagaacaagcAAAAGCATTGTTTGAAAAAGTCAAAAAGtttcgtcttcacactgaagaaggTCATATCCTTTATATGATGTACATAAGGCAAACTATTTTACGTTCTGTTCAAACAATTCTTGTTCTAGCCTATTTTGTAACTCGGATTCCTCAAATGAAACATATTGTCCGCTGCGTAGATAAAATTCATATCACAGGCTTCACAGAATTTTTCTGCATCCATGGTCTTTGGAGGATATTCAGGATGTTGTCCATCGTGTATGTAGTAGTCATTTTCATTTATTGTATAACCTGCATCTACACATTGTACTGGATCTTCTACTTTAAACTTAAGGAATACTCGTTTGCATATGTCAGAGAAGAAACTGGGATTGATGACATTCCGGATGTGAAGAATGATTTTGCATTTTTACTCCATCTGATTGACCAATATGATAAACTGTATGCCAGGAAGTTTGCTGTGTTTCTATCTGATGTTAGTGAGAACAAACTCCGTCAACTGAACCTGAGCTACGAGTGGACACACGAAAAGCTTCAGCAACGTATTGTTACTAACGAAGATAACAAAACTGAATTACATCTCTTTATGCTGTCCGGTATTCCGAATAGTGTTTATGATATTTATAACCTGGAAGTACTGAAGTTGGAATATATTAAGGATGTCTCTATTAGTGCAGCCATCTCACAACAAACTTCACTCCAAGAACTGTGGGTGTACAACTGTATCATAAAAGTAGAAAACCGAGCACTTGCATTTTTAAAAGATACAATAACAATTTTAAGAGTTCGGTTTGCAAATGCTTATGAAATACCACAGTGGATGTACTGTCTGAAGAATCTCCGTGAACTGTACCTGGAAGGCAACTTATTAATTGACAACAAAACTTCTATTGTCCTGCAGTCATTATGTGACTTAGAACGTCTTAAATCTTTGCACCTAAAATCCAATGTCACCAAAGTACCTGCAGCAGTTGTTGATGTTGCTTATCACCTTCAGCACCTCACAATCCACAATCAGGGCAAAAAGTTCACCACTCTCAATGGCCTTAGGAAGATGCTTTGCCTGTCTGTGCTAAAGCTGTATAATTGCGATCTGGAGCGAATCCCAAGTGCCATATTTAGCTTGAGCAATCTTCAGGAATTGGACCTCAAGGACAACAACCTGAGGACGTTAGAAGAGCTGGCTAGTTTCCAGCATCTTCGCAAACTCACCACACTGAAACTTCATTACAACAAAATTACACAGATTCCTCCATACATTGTCAAGGCAAGCTCACTGGAAATGCTTTATTTAACTAAAAATAATATTTCTGTTCTTCCATCAAATCTATTTAAGCTCACTAGGCTACGACATCTTGAAGTCGGTCATAATAATATTACAAGCATTCCCATTGAAATAGAACAACTGGAGGATCTTCATTACTTTGACATTGAAAGTAACAAAGTATCTGAGTTACCTTTGGAACTGTTTTACTGTACAAAGCTCAGAGTGTTGATATTTTCACATAACCTTTTGACTTGCATTCCACCCAAGGTGAAAAATTTGACGCAACTGCGGCAACTAGAACTGAAAGGGAACAAATTACAGTATTTACCACCTGAGCTAGAAAAATGCCAGTGTTTGAAGAGAAGTCAATTGAATGTGGAAGAGGACATTTTCAACACACTGCCATATGACATCAGAGAAGAGTTTCTAAATAGAGAATCTAGGTGA
- the LOC139268026 gene encoding volume-regulated anion channel subunit LRRC8C-like isoform X1: protein MFSVVELKYFGDQRATFKILKPWWDVFTDYLTILMLMVAVFGGTLQISADKITCVPVPEGFSMATMQWNKSALKGRKLNSFDSGFKTDLDREQYNLMDQYCYDHAIQWYSKYFPYIAIIHTLIFLVSSNFWFKFPGTSSKIEHFISILGKCLDSQWTTKALSETVYEDSDLQIPQSTVLSTEPSVSCSLNLQQSSDTTFLLGQNETSNDRLCETEAQTSLCKPPCKTFKTVGGGVYGHAAVKILDKKEGEQAKALFEKVKKFRLHTEEGHILYMMYIRQTILRSVQTILVLAYFVTRIPQMKHIVRCVDKIHITGFTEFFCIHGLWRIFRMLSIVYVVVIFIYCITCIYTLYWIFYFKLKEYSFAYVREETGIDDIPDVKNDFAFLLHLIDQYDKLYARKFAVFLSDVSENKLRQLNLSYEWTHEKLQQRIVTNEDNKTELHLFMLSGIPNSVYDIYNLEVLKLEYIKDVSISAAISQQTSLQELWVYNCIIKVENRALAFLKDTITILRVRFANAYEIPQWMYCLKNLRELYLEGNLLIDNKTSIVLQSLCDLERLKSLHLKSNVTKVPAAVVDVAYHLQHLTIHNQGKKFTTLNGLRKMLCLSVLKLYNCDLERIPSAIFSLSNLQELDLKDNNLRTLEELASFQHLRKLTTLKLHYNKITQIPPYIVKASSLEMLYLTKNNISVLPSNLFKLTRLRHLEVGHNNITSIPIEIEQLEDLHYFDIESNKVSELPLELFYCTKLRVLIFSHNLLTCIPPKVKNLTQLRQLELKGNKLQYLPPELEKCQCLKRSQLNVEEDIFNTLPYDIREEFLNRESR from the coding sequence ATATCAGCAGACAAGATAACCTGTGTCCCTGTGCCAGAGGGCTTCTCGATGGCCACCATGCAGTGGAACAAAAGTGCTCTTAAAGGTCGTAAACTAAATAGTTTTGATTCTGGATTTAAGACTGATTTGGACCGCGAGCAATACAATTTGATGGATCAGTATTGTTATGACCATGCAATTCAGTGGTATTCGAAGTATTTCCCGTACATAGCTATCATTCACACGCTTATATTTTTGGTAAGCAGTAACTTCTGGTTCAAATTTCCAGGCACTAGTTCCAAAATTGAACATTTTATATCAATTCTTGGAAAATGTTTAGATTCTCAATGGACTACTAAGGCACTTTCAGAAACTGTATATGAGGATTCGGATTTGCAGATTCCACAAAGTACAGTTTTATCAACTGAACCATCTGTATCTTGCTCTTTAAACCTACAGCAATCTTCTGATACCACCTTTTTATTGGGACAAAATGAAACCAGTAATGACCGACTATGTGAGACTGAAGCACAAACATCATTGTGCAAGCCTCCATGTAAGACTTTTAAAACTGTTGGAGGTGGTGTTTATGGTCATGCTGCAGTGAAAATCCTagataaaaaggagggagaacaagcAAAAGCATTGTTTGAAAAAGTCAAAAAGtttcgtcttcacactgaagaaggTCATATCCTTTATATGATGTACATAAGGCAAACTATTTTACGTTCTGTTCAAACAATTCTTGTTCTAGCCTATTTTGTAACTCGGATTCCTCAAATGAAACATATTGTCCGCTGCGTAGATAAAATTCATATCACAGGCTTCACAGAATTTTTCTGCATCCATGGTCTTTGGAGGATATTCAGGATGTTGTCCATCGTGTATGTAGTAGTCATTTTCATTTATTGTATAACCTGCATCTACACATTGTACTGGATCTTCTACTTTAAACTTAAGGAATACTCGTTTGCATATGTCAGAGAAGAAACTGGGATTGATGACATTCCGGATGTGAAGAATGATTTTGCATTTTTACTCCATCTGATTGACCAATATGATAAACTGTATGCCAGGAAGTTTGCTGTGTTTCTATCTGATGTTAGTGAGAACAAACTCCGTCAACTGAACCTGAGCTACGAGTGGACACACGAAAAGCTTCAGCAACGTATTGTTACTAACGAAGATAACAAAACTGAATTACATCTCTTTATGCTGTCCGGTATTCCGAATAGTGTTTATGATATTTATAACCTGGAAGTACTGAAGTTGGAATATATTAAGGATGTCTCTATTAGTGCAGCCATCTCACAACAAACTTCACTCCAAGAACTGTGGGTGTACAACTGTATCATAAAAGTAGAAAACCGAGCACTTGCATTTTTAAAAGATACAATAACAATTTTAAGAGTTCGGTTTGCAAATGCTTATGAAATACCACAGTGGATGTACTGTCTGAAGAATCTCCGTGAACTGTACCTGGAAGGCAACTTATTAATTGACAACAAAACTTCTATTGTCCTGCAGTCATTATGTGACTTAGAACGTCTTAAATCTTTGCACCTAAAATCCAATGTCACCAAAGTACCTGCAGCAGTTGTTGATGTTGCTTATCACCTTCAGCACCTCACAATCCACAATCAGGGCAAAAAGTTCACCACTCTCAATGGCCTTAGGAAGATGCTTTGCCTGTCTGTGCTAAAGCTGTATAATTGCGATCTGGAGCGAATCCCAAGTGCCATATTTAGCTTGAGCAATCTTCAGGAATTGGACCTCAAGGACAACAACCTGAGGACGTTAGAAGAGCTGGCTAGTTTCCAGCATCTTCGCAAACTCACCACACTGAAACTTCATTACAACAAAATTACACAGATTCCTCCATACATTGTCAAGGCAAGCTCACTGGAAATGCTTTATTTAACTAAAAATAATATTTCTGTTCTTCCATCAAATCTATTTAAGCTCACTAGGCTACGACATCTTGAAGTCGGTCATAATAATATTACAAGCATTCCCATTGAAATAGAACAACTGGAGGATCTTCATTACTTTGACATTGAAAGTAACAAAGTATCTGAGTTACCTTTGGAACTGTTTTACTGTACAAAGCTCAGAGTGTTGATATTTTCACATAACCTTTTGACTTGCATTCCACCCAAGGTGAAAAATTTGACGCAACTGCGGCAACTAGAACTGAAAGGGAACAAATTACAGTATTTACCACCTGAGCTAGAAAAATGCCAGTGTTTGAAGAGAAGTCAATTGAATGTGGAAGAGGACATTTTCAACACACTGCCATATGACATCAGAGAAGAGTTTCTAAATAGAGAATCTAGGTGA